A single region of the Eulemur rufifrons isolate Redbay chromosome 8, OSU_ERuf_1, whole genome shotgun sequence genome encodes:
- the ERMAP gene encoding erythroid membrane-associated protein has protein sequence MEMASSCGSRLSSCLVTLVFLQLPVPVSGRRVSVPRTGDAGKFHLAPLGGTAELLCPVSLWPVTEPTEVRWLRSPHPQRSQVVHVFRDKKDWDEDLMPEYKGRTALVRDPQEGSVALQIRDVRLEDRGPYRCLIQIGNLSREDTVTLQVAAPSPKRVSSLEVALAVTLSVLGLLIMVCLWLIWKQRRSKEKLLYEQVMEVENLLSDHAREKGRLHKALKKLKSELKLKRAAANSGWRRAQLHFVVVTLDPDTAHPKLILSEDRKCVRLGDRRQPVPDNPERFDFVVSVLGAEYFTAGCHYWEVYVGDKTKWILGVCSESVSRKGKVTASPANGHWLVRQSGGNKYEALTSPQVSFSLKEPPRCVGVFLDYEAGVVSFYNVTDKSHIFTFTDSFSGPLRPFFEPCLHDGGKNTAPLVICSELQKSEELVVPKPEEKRHANGDVSLKVNPSLLHAPDTELFSLRDMTLSLPSDLGPALQGLKVPSF, from the exons ATGGAGATGGCAAGTTCCTGTGGCTCCCGGCTCTCTAGCTGCCTCGTCACTCTCGTCTTCCTCCAGCTGCCTGTGCCCGTGTCAG GCCGCCGTGTCTCTGTCCCCCGCACAGGGGATGCCGGCAAGTTCCACCTGGCCCCGCTGGGGGGCACAGCCGAGCTGCTCTGCCCCGTCTCGCTCTGGCCGGTGACCGAGCCCACGGAGGTGAGGTGGCTGCGGTCCCCACACCCGCAGCGCTCCCAGGTCGTTCACGTGTTCCGGGATAAGAAGGACTGGGATGAAGATCTGATGCCGGAATATAAGGGGAGGACGGCGCTGGTGAGAGACCCTCAAGAGGGAAGTGTCGCTCTGCAGATCCGCGACGTGCGCCTTGAGGACCGAGGGCCCTACCGATGTCTGATCCAGATCGGAAACCTGAGCAGGGAGGACACTGTGACCCTGCAGGTTGCAG CCCCGTCTCCAAAGAGGGTCTCTTCCTTAGAAGTGGCTCTCGCTGTGACCCTTTCTGTCCTGGGGCTCCTCATCATGGTGTGCCTTTGGCTTATCTGGAAGCAAAGAAGATCAAAAG aGAAGCTTCTCTATGAACAGGTGATGGAGGTAG AAAATCTCCTCTCGGACCATGCAAGAGAGAAAG GAAGACTCCATAAAGCCCTCA AGAAACTCAAGAGTGAACTGA AGTTGAAAAGAGCTGCAGCAAACTCAG GCTGGAGAAGAGCCCAGCTGCATTTTG TGGTGGTGACCCTGGACCCGGACACAGCACATCCCAAACTCATCCTGTCTGAGGACCGGAAATGTGTGAGGCTTGGAGACAGAAGGCAGCCTGTGCCTGACAACCCTGAGAGATTTGATTTCGTCGTCAGTGTCCTGGGCGCAGAGTACTTCACGGCTGGCTGTCACTACTGGGAGGTGTACGTGGGAGACAAGACCAAATGGATCCTTGGGGTGTGCAGTGAGTCAGTGAGCAGGAAGGGGAAGGTCACTGCCTCGCCCGCCAACGGACACTGGCTCGTGCGACAGAGTGGTGGGAATAAGTACGAAGCTCTCACGTCCCCGCAGGTCTCCTTTAGCCTTAAAGAGCCTCCTCGGTGTGTTGGGGTTTTCCTGGACTATGAAGCAGGAGTCGTCTCTTTCTACAACGTGACTGACAAATCCCACATCTTTACTTTCACCGACAGTTTCTCTGGCCCCCTTCGCCCTTTCTTTGAACCTTGTCTTCATGATGGAGGGAAAAACACAGCACCTCTAGTCATTTGTTCAGAACTACAGAAATCCGAGGAATTGGTTGTCCCCAAGCCAGAAGAAAAACGCCACGCTAATGGTGATGTGTCCCTGAAGGTGAACCCTTCCTTACTACACGCTCCGGACACGGAGCTTTTCTCTCTCAGGGACATGACCCTGTCCTTGCCCTCTGATCTTGGCCCAGCCCTTCAGGGGCTCAAGGTTCCTTCTTTTTAG